The window TTGGAATAATACAATCAAACAGGCATGCTCACCTTCAATCCTTCCAGAAAGTTCCATTATTTCCTATGAAGGCAAGAAGGTGGCCCTGCTTTTCATCCCTGAATATCCGGTTAAGCCGGTCAGCTGTAAAGGAAGGTATTTCAAGCGGGTCAACAATGCGAACCACCGGATGAGCATTACCGAGATCGCCGACCTGCATCTCAAAACCTTTAATACAAGCTGGGACCACTATCCTGATCCGCGCCATACATTGGCTGAAATATCTCTCGACAAGGTCAACGAATTCATCACGCTTACCAACAAAAACCGTTCTCTTCCCCTTGACGATCCGCCTTTAACAGTGCTGCGAAAATATGAGCTGCTACAGGGGCACGATCAGATAACGAATGCCTGTTACTTGCTCTTTGCTGATGCGAAAACCATGCAGACGGCTGTTGACCTCGGTCGTTTTTCTAGAGAAACCATCATCAAAGACAGCCTCACTATCCGTTCTGATATTTTCAGCAGCGCCAACAAGGCATTAGAGTTTCTACAAAAACACATCAATAAAGGATACATTATTTCAGGTGCAGCGCAACGAACGGAACGCTGGGACTACCCGATGGATGCCCTGCGTGAAATCGTTATCAACATGATCGTGCATCGGGATTATACCCATGCCTCCGAATCTGTCATAAAAATCTTTGATGATCATATACAATTCTATAATCCCGGAAAGTTACTAAGAACCTGTTGAAAAACTATTTATACCTATTTAGCATCTTCCTGATTGATGCTATGTAAACCATAGTTTCGGCTGATTGCGCCTGTCGCTCGTAGTCGATCATCAGTCTTCGATCCCATTGGAACCAGCCGAAGGTCCTTTCAATAATCCAGCGTTTCGGCACCACTTGAAACCCTTTAGTCTTCAAGGTGGGAGCGATTTCCAACCGGCACTGAAAGGCGCACCATAAATAGTCGGCCAAATCGCCTCGATAAGCGGCATCGGCCCAAACCATTTTAATGGAAGCAAACCACAAAAAAAGAGTTTGAAAGATAGAGATAGACTGCTTTCCATCTGACAGGTTGGCATCATGAACTTTGACAATTAGCGGAAAACCAAGGGTATCCGAAATTACATGGCGTTTTCGTCCTTTTACTTTCTTATTGCCGTCAAAGCCTCGGGTCTCAGCCATCTGTGCAGTTTTGACGGATTGACTATCAATCATAACCGCAGAAGGCTCAGCGTTTTTCCCTTGTTCCTCTCGCAGGTCCGTGTGAATTGCCTGCTTGACGAGAAACCAGGTTCCATCCCGCTTCCATTTACGAAAGTAATAGTAAACGCTGGTCCACTTTGGGAAATCATGCGGAATTTCTCGCCATTGACACCCAGTGTGAACCAAGTAAAAAATTGCGTTGAGAATCTCTCTGAGAGCATAAGATCTTGGCCTGCCGGTTTTTGAAGGAGAGGGGAGAAATTTATTAATAATTTCAAATTGTATATCAGTGAGATCTGTGCTGTAGCTAGCTCGTTCCATGTTGTTTTTCCTTTCGCTGTTTGATATGGCTGAAAAGAAAATTATGCTATGAAACTGCTTCAGCAGTAAAGTCTCAAAAAGTTTTTAAACAGGCTCTAAGCGACTTGTCGATCTCTCGGCTTCTTGCCGGAAATTATACCTCGACCATTCGCAATAAACAGATTGCCGCTCTTTTTAAAGAAGCCGGTCTGATTGAACGATACGGCTCGGGTATCAAAAGGATTTTGGAATCATTTACCGACTATGATCTTCCCCTGCCTCTTTTCGAGGAAGTACAGGAAGGGTTCCGGGTCACAGTTACCTGCACCACCCAGAAAACCACCCAGAAAACCACCCAGAAAACCACAACCAAAGAGCAGCTCCTGAAACTGGTACAAGAAAATCCACGTATCACCAGGTCAGAACTTACTGTACAGCTCTCTAAAAGTGAGAGTACGGTAAAGGAGCACTTGGCTCAACTGAAAGCTCAGGGCAGATTACAACGAATCGGCAGCGATCGAAGCGGCTGCTGGCAGGTTATTGTTCATGAGGAATAAACGAATATTTTTATCCGCCCCCCATATGGGCGGACAAGAGCTTGACTTTATCCAGGAGGCCTTTGCTTCCAACTATATTGCTCCGGTCGGTCCCCAGCTCGACGCCTTTGAGCAGGAATTTGCCGAAAAGGTCGGTGCAAAGTATGCCGCAGCTGTTACTTCCGGCACAGCTGCCCTGCACCTGTTGTTGCGCTATGCAGGGGTTGGATTAGGAGATACGGTACTCTGTTCTACTTTCACCTTTGCTGCCAGTGCCAATCCTATTCTCTATCAGGGAGCCATACCTGTCTTTATCGATTCGGATCATTCCAGCTGGAACATGGACCCTGCACTACTGGCTTCAGAACTCGAACGACGTGCGAACCAGAATACCCTACCAAAAGCCGTGGTGCTGGTGCATCTTTACGGTCAGCCTGCTGATATTGATCCCATCAAAGCTGCCTGTGACAAGTATGGAGTCCTACTAATCGAAGACGCAGCCGAGGCTCTTGGAGCGAAATATAAAGGTAAGGTGCCGGGAACCTTCGGCCTGGCCGGTTTTTACTCCTTTAACGGCAACAAAATCATTACCACGTCCGGCGGCGGCATGATTGTTTCCGATGATGAGGCATTGATCCGCAAGGTCAAATTCTGGGCCACCCAGGCCAGAGACAATGCTGTCCATTATCAACACACGGAAATGGGCTATAATTATCGGATGAGCAATGTGCTGGCCGCCATAGGCCGAGGGCAGTTGCAGGTGCTGAATGACCGTGTGCAGAGAAAGCGGGAAATTTTTGCCTCTTACCAAGCGCAGCTGGTGGACCTGCCCGGTCTCGCCTTTATGCCGGAACCGGATTTTGCCCGCTCCACCCGCTGGCTCACTTGCCTGACCATCAATCCTGAACAAGCCGGAATCAACCGTGATACCATTATTCAGGAGCTGGAAAACAACAACATTGAATCCCGCCCGACCTGGAAGCCTATGCATATGCAACCCTTATATGCAGACTGTAACGTTGTAGGCGGACAGGTTGCCGAGGAGATTTTTCGTAACGGGCTTTGCCTTCCCTCCGGTACAGGCATGCACGACGAGGACTTGAAGCGAATCGTGCATATCATCCGAACTTGCTGGCAGTAATACCAACCTCTGATTATCTCCTTTCCCTTTCCTCACCCAAAAAAAAGGCGTCATCCTTTTTAATTTCGAGTATAGTTCGCTCTATTCCCTCATACCGTTTTTTCAAAAAAAATAATTGGATCTCCGGGGATTTTCTGATAATCACAGAAGTGCTCCCAAAATACGGATACCTTCCCCGGAGTTGAGTACTATAAAGAACACGAGACAATACCATGAAAAATCTCATGATAGCCCCCTCCATCCTCTCAGCAGACTTTTCCAAACTCGGTGATGAAATCCGGGCAGTTGAGGAAGCAGGTGCCGAGGTCATCCACATAGACGTAATGGACGGCCATTTTGTCCCCAATATTACTATCGGCCCGCTGGTGGTTGAGGCGGCACGAAAGGTCACAGATCTCCCCCTGGACGTCCACCTGATGATCACCGAACCGGATCGCTTCATCACAAATTTTGCCGATGCCGGGGCCGACTGGATCACCGTGCATGTGGAGGCCTGTATCCACCTCCACCGCACCCTCAACTACATCCGCAGCTTAGGCAAAAAGGCAGGAGCCGTCCTGAACCCGGCAACCCCTCTTTCCACGCTGGATTATGTCCTGGAAGAGGTGGACCTGGTCA is drawn from Candidatus Electrothrix aestuarii and contains these coding sequences:
- a CDS encoding RNA-binding domain-containing protein produces the protein MLATHLELPGLIAAGENEQTEFKRSFDREAVETLSAFANTSGGNLLIGVDDNGTIKGVDIGKETLQNWNNTIKQACSPSILPESSIISYEGKKVALLFIPEYPVKPVSCKGRYFKRVNNANHRMSITEIADLHLKTFNTSWDHYPDPRHTLAEISLDKVNEFITLTNKNRSLPLDDPPLTVLRKYELLQGHDQITNACYLLFADAKTMQTAVDLGRFSRETIIKDSLTIRSDIFSSANKALEFLQKHINKGYIISGAAQRTERWDYPMDALREIVINMIVHRDYTHASESVIKIFDDHIQFYNPGKLLRTC
- a CDS encoding IS5 family transposase, with the protein product MERASYSTDLTDIQFEIINKFLPSPSKTGRPRSYALREILNAIFYLVHTGCQWREIPHDFPKWTSVYYYFRKWKRDGTWFLVKQAIHTDLREEQGKNAEPSAVMIDSQSVKTAQMAETRGFDGNKKVKGRKRHVISDTLGFPLIVKVHDANLSDGKQSISIFQTLFLWFASIKMVWADAAYRGDLADYLWCAFQCRLEIAPTLKTKGFQVVPKRWIIERTFGWFQWDRRLMIDYERQAQSAETMVYIASIRKMLNRYK
- a CDS encoding ATP-binding protein, producing MSISRLLAGNYTSTIRNKQIAALFKEAGLIERYGSGIKRILESFTDYDLPLPLFEEVQEGFRVTVTCTTQKTTQKTTQKTTTKEQLLKLVQENPRITRSELTVQLSKSESTVKEHLAQLKAQGRLQRIGSDRSGCWQVIVHEE
- a CDS encoding DegT/DnrJ/EryC1/StrS family aminotransferase codes for the protein MRNKRIFLSAPHMGGQELDFIQEAFASNYIAPVGPQLDAFEQEFAEKVGAKYAAAVTSGTAALHLLLRYAGVGLGDTVLCSTFTFAASANPILYQGAIPVFIDSDHSSWNMDPALLASELERRANQNTLPKAVVLVHLYGQPADIDPIKAACDKYGVLLIEDAAEALGAKYKGKVPGTFGLAGFYSFNGNKIITTSGGGMIVSDDEALIRKVKFWATQARDNAVHYQHTEMGYNYRMSNVLAAIGRGQLQVLNDRVQRKREIFASYQAQLVDLPGLAFMPEPDFARSTRWLTCLTINPEQAGINRDTIIQELENNNIESRPTWKPMHMQPLYADCNVVGGQVAEEIFRNGLCLPSGTGMHDEDLKRIVHIIRTCWQ
- the rpe gene encoding ribulose-phosphate 3-epimerase, translated to MKNLMIAPSILSADFSKLGDEIRAVEEAGAEVIHIDVMDGHFVPNITIGPLVVEAARKVTDLPLDVHLMITEPDRFITNFADAGADWITVHVEACIHLHRTLNYIRSLGKKAGAVLNPATPLSTLDYVLEEVDLVMLMSVNPGFGGQGFIPSTLEKCRTLRAMLDKVNPDAGIEIDGGMSPRTIGAMAEAGANIFVAGSAVYGQEDYRAVIREMKELAGAA